A segment of the Frankineae bacterium MT45 genome:
ACGCCAGCCGCGACGCTCCCCGAAATCGCTCCCTGCGCGATCCCCTCCGCGATGCCGATTCCAGTCAGGAGCGCGAAAGTTGCACTGCGGCTACGGGCCAGCGGTAGATAGCTCGGTTGGTCGACCCCTCCCGGTGGATCCAAGTCGGTGGCCATCTACAGATAGTCCCGGCTACATCACGGATTCGTCCCGTTCCGGGTCGCTAACTTCATCCCCTGTTTACCTACGATGCGGCCCTTTGGTGACCTCAGCCTTCGACGTCGGCCGCGGCGCCGGCTGCGCCGGCGAGGGCGAAGAGGGCGTTGGCCAGTAGTTGCATCAACTGCTCGCGGGAGGTGGTGTTGGGGCGCCCGGCGCGAAGCCAGCGGACGATGACCTCCTCGGCGAAGGCGACCCAACCATGCACCGCGAGTTCGACCTCCGCCGTCGCTGTGACTCCGAACTCGGGCGCCGAGTTCAGGATTCGGTTGGCGTGCGCCGAACGGGTCGCGTCGAAGAGGGCCCGCAGTTCCGCGTCTCCGCTGGCGGCACCGCGGACAAGGGAGATGTAGGTGTCGGAGTTCTCGGTGACGTAGTCGATCATCTTGCCCAGCGAGAAGACGAGGCGCTGGTCAGCGGGCAGGGCCGGGTCCGGCGCCGTCAGTTCGAGCATCTGGCGGGCCGCCTCGGTGGCCACGGCCAAATGGAACTCCTGCTTGGAGCTGAAGTAGTGAAAGAGCAGCCCCCGCGAGATGCCGGCCTGATCGGCCAGTTCCTCGACCGAGAGCTCCTCCAGCGGACGCGTGGCAAGCATCTGCAGCCCGAGGGCGATGAGCTGAGCTCGCCGCTCCTCTGGGGCAAGTCGCACCCGCTTCACCGTCGTCACCGGCACACCCTAACTCTCTTACTGACGATCTGTCATTAACTATTGACTGACGTTCAATGGCGGTATTACTCTACCTCCATGACCGCACACTCGCAGCTGGCCGCAGACCCGGCCACCACCCCGCGCCACGTGCGCGTGCTCATCGTCGGCAGCGGCTTTGCGGGGCTCGGCACCGCGATCCGCCTCACCCAGCGCGGTGACCGCGACTACCTCGTCATCGAGCGGGGCAGCGAGGTCGGCGGCACCTGGCGTGACAACACCTACCCGGGCGCGGCCTGCGACGTCCCATCGCACCTCTACTCCTTCTCGTTCGAGCTGAACCCGAACTGGAGCCGCTCCTTCTCGCCGCAGCCGGAGATCCAGCAGTACCTGCGCGCGACGGCCAAGAAGTACCGCGTCCTGAACAACATGCTCTTCAACACCGAGGTGAACTCCAGCAACTGGGACTCCGAGACGAACACCTGGATCGTTGAGACCTCCAACGGAACCTTCACCGCCGACGTCCTGGTGAGTGCCAGCGGAGCGCTCTGCGAGCCGTCCCTGCCCGACATCAAGGGCATCGAGACGTTCACTGGAGACTTCTTCCACTCCGCGCGCTGGAACCACGACATCAGCCTCGAAGGGAAGCGCGTCGCCGTCATCGGCACCGGCGCCTCGGCCATCCAGATCGTCCCCGAGGTGGCCAAGGTCGCCGGCCGGTTGGACGTCTACCAGCGCACCGCCCCGTGGATCATGCCGCGCAGCGACCGTCCGTACTCCTCAGTCGAGCGGCAGATGTTCAAGCGCCTCCCGATCACCCAGCGCATCGCCCGCTCGTCGATCTACTGGGCCCGCGAGTTGATCGTGCTCGGCATGGCCAAGAACCCGAAGCTTCTCAACGTCCCGCAGCGCATCGCCGAGCGTCACATCGCCCGCCAGGTCAAGAACGCCGACCTGCGTAAGAAGGTGACCCCGACCTGGCAGATCGGTTGCAAGCGCATCCTGATCTCGAACACCTGGTACCCGGCCCTGCAGCGGGAGAACGTCGAGCTCATCACCGACGGCATCGCCGAGGTCCGTCCGAACGCGATCGTCAGCCGCGACGGCACCGTCCGCGAGGTCGACGCGATCATCCTGGCCACCGGCTTCCACGTCACCGACCCGCCGATCGCCGACGCCGTCAAGGGCCCGGACGGCACCACCCTCGGCGAGGTGTGGCGCACCAGCGGTCAGCAGGCCTACAAGGGCACGGCGGTCGCCGGATTCCCCAATCTTTTCTTCCTGGTTGGCCCGAACACCGGTCTTGGGCACAGCTCGATGGTCTACATGATCGAGTCCCAGATCAACTACCTGCTCTCGGCCCTGGACACCATGCGCAAGCATGACCTGGCCACCGTCGAGGTCCGCAAGGACAAGCAGGACGCCTTCAACAAGTCAGTGCAGAAGAAGATGAGCAAGAGCGTCTGGACCACCGGCGGCTGCGCCAGCTGGTACCTCGACGCCCACGGCAACAACACCACGCTCTGGTCGAGTTTCACCTTTAGTTTCCGGGCCATCACCCGCAACTTCGACCTCGCGGCCTATCGCAGCACCGCGCACAACGACCGTCGTGCGCTCACCTCAGTGAAGGATGCTTCATGACATTCAGCGGCAGAGTCGCGGTCATCACCGGCGCGGGATCAGGCATCGGACGGGCGCTCGCGCTCGACCTGGCGCGGCGCGGCGCCAAGCTCGCCATCAGCGACGTCGACGCCGCTGGCCTTGAGGAGACGGCGGCCAAGGCTCGGGCGCTCGGGGCACCGGTGAAGTCCGACCGTCTTGACGTCACCGATCGGGCGGCCTTCTTCGCCTACGCCGACGCCGTCGTGGCCGAGTACGGTTCCGTCGAACTCGTCATCAACAACGCCGGCATCGCCTTCACCGGCGACATCAAAGACATGACGTTCGATCAGATCGAGCGCGTCATCAACGTCGACTTCTGGGGCGTCGTCAACGGCACGAAGGCGTTCCTGCCGCACCTCATCGCCTCGGGTGACGGCCGGCTGGTCAACGTCTCCTCGCTCTTCGGCATCCTCTCGGTGCCGGGCCAGGGCGCCTACAACGCCGCGAAGTTCGCAGTCCGTGGCTTCACCGAGGCGCTGCGTCAGGAGATGCTGGTGCAGGGCCACCCGGTGAAGGTGACCTGCGTGCACCCCGGTGGCATCAAGACCGCGATCGCTCGCAATGCCGGCGCGGTCGACGGGCTGGACGCGGCAGTGCTCGGGAAGATCTTCGACAAGAAGCTGGCCATCACCTCACCGGAGGCCGCGGCCAAGATCATCCTGCGGGCCTCCGAGCGCGGCCGGGCTCGGGTCCTCGTCGGCCCGGACGCCAAGGTCCTCGACCTGCTGGTCCGTACCGTCGGCTCGGGCTACCAGCGCTTCGGTGCTCGCTACGCCCGCAAGACGATGCCGCAGCGCAAGGTGCCCACCCAGAAGCTGCCCACCCAACAGCTCGGCACCCAGAACGCGTCCGCACCCAAGGTGGCGACCAGCGTCGCCGACGGCGAATAGATGAAGCCTCGTTACCTGCCTCGGGGCGCGGTCGTCGCCTCGCTCAAGCCGATGTACTGGTTCACCCTGCATCACCGGCTGCCCACCACCGCGTCTCGCCGCATCCTGGACTTCACCGGCGCCAGTCAGCCGCTTCCCTCCGGGAGCGTGGTCGAGCGACTGACGCTCGGTGGACGTCCGGCTGAGCGGATCACTGTGGGTGCCACCGAGCGCCCGCGCGCCGTCCTCTACCTGCACGGTGGCGGGTACACCGTCGGTTCGCTGACCACGCACCGTTCGCTGGCCGCCTTCCTGGCCCGCGAGAGTGGTGCCGTGGTCTTCGCGCTGGATTACCGCCTGGCCCCGGAGCACCCGTACCCGGCGGCCGTCGATGATGCGGTGGCCGCGTTCATGGATATTGTCCGGGCCCACGGTTTCGCCCCCGACCAGATCGCGATCAGCGGTGACTCGGCCGGCGGCGGTCTCGCCGTGGCCACCACGCGCCGCCTCATCGACGATCACGGGGTGACTCCGGGTGCGCTGGCGCTGCTGTCGCCCTGGACCGATCCGAGCGACGAGCACGTGACGAAGAGCCGCGATCTGGTGGTGAACCAGGCCTGGGGACGCAAGAACGCAGCCGCCTACCGCGGTCAGGCCGATCCCAAGACCCCGGGTTACGCGCCGATGTACGCCAGCATGAGTGGCCTGCCACCGATGCTGGTTCATGTCGGCACCTCCGAGCTGCTGCTGCCGCAGATTCGCCGCTTCGTGGAGACGGCTCGCGCCGGCGGGGTCGACGTCGAATACCGCGAGTTTCCCGAGCTCTGGCACAGCGGTCACACGCAGGCGGGCATGGTTCGCGAAGCGGCGGACGCGGTGCACGCGGTTGGCGTTTTCATCCGGGCCCATCTCGACTCGGCGTATGCGGCATCGGCCGCCCGCGCGGGTCAGTCAGGGGCCCCCACAGACGGCGAGGCGATCCCAGCGCCGCGTCGACGGCGGCGGGCAACGAGCGCTTCGGCGCCCAACCCGACCGCTTAGGGGTTCGTGGTCTCGCCTGCCCCGTGATGGCGAGACCAGGAAGCCAGGAAGCCGCCGCCCGAGAGATCGGGTGGCGGCTTCCGTCGTTCTAGGCCGACATCTGAGACGGCAGCTGCCCACACTCTCCGCCGAGCCCGCGGCACGGTATACAGCGCAGCCAGGACGCATGGCTGGAGACAGCACATTGCCCGCCGGCCGGAGCCGACGGGCAATGTGTTGTAGCGCCTTGTTCGTGAGTTGCTGGCCGTCAGGCCGGCGGGGACTTACCGGAGGTTGTCGAACCAACCGGAGAAGTAGTTGGCCCCGGCGTCGTGAGCAGGCGTCGCGGTACGTCGCCGCTGGCTGTACACCAGCAGGAAAATCCCGCCGATGACGAGCGCAACGCCGCCGTAGACCTCGGGCCGCGAGTCGTATCCGGTGCTGGCCAGGTTCGTGTCAGCCGGCACCTGGGTAACCACTAGCGGATCCACGGCCGAGGCGTCGGTCGCGACCACGAAGTCGAACTCGGCACTCGTGCCCCCGCCGGTGAAGACCACCTTGTGCGCACCCGCCGCGAGGCCGGTCGGCACGGTGAACGGGTACGTGATGTTCCCGGACGCGTCGGTGGTCGTGGTGCCGAGGTTCTGCGGGGTCGAGTGGAGGACGACGTCCATGCTCGTGTTCGGAGCGCCGCCGCTGAGGTGGATGGTCACCGCCTGGCCAGGCACCAGCGTTGAGCCGTTAGCCACTGGCGAGCCGGAGGCGTCGGTGGCGCCGACTACCGGAGGAACCGGCGTGGCGGTGGGAAGCGGGGTGGCGGTGGCAACCGGCTCAGGCGTTGCGGTGGCAACCGGCTCAGGCGTTGCGGTCGCGACCGGCTCGGGAGTAGCAGTGGCGACCGGCTCAGGCGTCGCGGTGGCGACCGGCTCAGGGGTGGCCGTCGGTGCCGGGGTAGCGGTCGGCTCCGGCGTTGCGGTTGCAACCGGCTCTGGCGTCGCGGTCGCGCCTGGCTCCGGCGTGGCCGTCGGTGCCGGGGTAGCGGTGGGCTCCGGGGTCGCGGTGGGCTCCGGTGTCGCCGTCGGGGCGGGGGTGGCTGTGGGAGCCGGGGTAGCGGTCGGCTCCGGCGTGGGAGTCACTACCGGGCCTGCGGCCGTAACCGGGATCGAGCCGAGAACCAGGTTCGCACCCGAGTCGTACGTGCACGGGATGGTCCTCTTCCCCAGCGGAAGGACGCTGGTTCCCCCGGCGTCCTTCGGGTCGAAGAATGCGGCCACTGTCGTCGCGGTCAGCGTGGCCGTCCCGACCGACGTCAGGGTCGCAGTCGGGGAGGGTCCGGTGGCGGTGATGGAGAACTCCGGGCCGTCACCGTTCGCGTCCTGGGTCTGCGGAACCTGCGTCGTCGGAACGGTTGCTGTGATGGAGAGGTTCGGCGGGTTGGCGTTGGTCAGCGAGGCACCGGCGGTGATCGTGCCCTGGAGTGTGGTGGCACCGAGAATCTGCAGCGCGTCGGTGGTCGCGACGTTCAGCCTGATGCTGATGGAGAAGTTCTGCAGGGTGACCTGGTCCCCGACCTTGGCCGTCGCTGGGATGTCAGCCTTGACGCTGGCGACGTACGGCTCTGAACCGGCAACAGGAATCGTGCAGTGCGTAGGAACCGTGGCATTTAGCGTTGTCAGCGCGGAGGCACTACTCGCCCCGGCGACCACCCCGGCCACACTCAGCGCAACCCCGCCGATGACGGCGACGATCCCTACCGGCTTCGTGACTGCGATTCGCTTCTGAAACATCTGTTCCCATCCCCCGACTCGACTACGTTGTCTGCCTGGTTCCCACCAACGCTACTCATGAGTTGGCCGAAATTCACCGAGGCACGAGAGGTGGATCACCCACAGACCGCTCAAACTACCCGACAGTAACGTCCCTCACAACACCAGAGAGCCAGCCTGTGGATATTGCTCTACAGGCTGGCTCTCGTGGTAATGCGTCGTGTTTTGCGGCAACTACTGGCAGTTAGTAGACCGTCCCGGTGAGGTGTGGTTTTCCGGTCTTCGCGTTTCGTACGTCCAGCGACCACGAGGAGCCGAGCTGCTCCGACCGAAGCGCCACTCGGGCCGGCAGGAATACCGGCGTCTTGAACGCGACATCAACCGTGAAGCTGTCGGCCAGCCGACCCTCGAGCGAGGCGATCGTCCGAGCCTTGAGCCACATGCCGTGCGCGATCGCACCCTTGAAGCCGAAGGCCTTCGCGGTGAGGTTGTGCAGGTGGATCGGGTTGCTGTCGCCCGAGACCCCGGCGTAGCGCCGACCGGTGTCGCCTGGAACCTTGATCAGCGCGGCAACCCCGCTGGGCAGGTCCTCGGCGGCACGAACCTTCGGCTTGCTCGTCGACTTCTCGCCCGTCTCACCGGCCGGCTTACCCCGGCGCAGGTACGTGCTGCGATCCGTCCAGACCAACTCGTCGCCGACGAACGCCTCGGAGACCAGGTCGATCTGGCGCCCTGAGTCGTGCGGCCGCAGGTTCTCGGCGTGCACGCGCAGGTTCACCACCTCGTCCAGAGTCACCGGACGCAGCTGGCTGATCGTGTTGTTGACGTGCACGGTGCCCGGCGCGGGGAACGGGAACTCCGGCTCGACCATCAGCGACATCTGCAGCGGAAACGCCAGCACATGCAGGTAGGTGACCGGAAGCTCGTCGCGCCCGCCGAACCCACAGACGCTCTGGTAGGCGGCCAGGTGCGCCGGGTCGATGCTCTGCTTGTCGAGGGTGAAGACCGTCGACGGTGCCGTCTTGCCGTGCGGGCCACGCGAACCGAGCGCGGCCCGCAGGAAGAGCGGACCCATCTTCGGTGACTCGCTCAGCGCGCGGATCTTCGGCGGCAGGGCCGCGGAGTTCTTCACGGTGGCGGTCATCTCAGGCACCCGTCATCTCAGGCAGCGACATCTCAAGCTCCAACTAGGTTCTGGCCGCAGACCCGAAGGACCTGGCCGTTCACCCCACCGGCCGACGAGGACGCGAACCAGGCCGCCGTCTCGGCCACGTCCACCGGCAGGCCGGCCTGCTGCAGAGCGTTCAGACGA
Coding sequences within it:
- a CDS encoding transcriptional regulator, TetR family; the protein is MTTVKRVRLAPEERRAQLIALGLQMLATRPLEELSVEELADQAGISRGLLFHYFSSKQEFHLAVATEAARQMLELTAPDPALPADQRLVFSLGKMIDYVTENSDTYISLVRGAASGDAELRALFDATRSAHANRILNSAPEFGVTATAEVELAVHGWVAFAEEVIVRWLRAGRPNTTSREQLMQLLANALFALAGAAGAAADVEG
- a CDS encoding cyclohexanone monooxygenase, translating into MTAHSQLAADPATTPRHVRVLIVGSGFAGLGTAIRLTQRGDRDYLVIERGSEVGGTWRDNTYPGAACDVPSHLYSFSFELNPNWSRSFSPQPEIQQYLRATAKKYRVLNNMLFNTEVNSSNWDSETNTWIVETSNGTFTADVLVSASGALCEPSLPDIKGIETFTGDFFHSARWNHDISLEGKRVAVIGTGASAIQIVPEVAKVAGRLDVYQRTAPWIMPRSDRPYSSVERQMFKRLPITQRIARSSIYWARELIVLGMAKNPKLLNVPQRIAERHIARQVKNADLRKKVTPTWQIGCKRILISNTWYPALQRENVELITDGIAEVRPNAIVSRDGTVREVDAIILATGFHVTDPPIADAVKGPDGTTLGEVWRTSGQQAYKGTAVAGFPNLFFLVGPNTGLGHSSMVYMIESQINYLLSALDTMRKHDLATVEVRKDKQDAFNKSVQKKMSKSVWTTGGCASWYLDAHGNNTTLWSSFTFSFRAITRNFDLAAYRSTAHNDRRALTSVKDAS
- a CDS encoding Short-chain dehydrogenase codes for the protein MTFSGRVAVITGAGSGIGRALALDLARRGAKLAISDVDAAGLEETAAKARALGAPVKSDRLDVTDRAAFFAYADAVVAEYGSVELVINNAGIAFTGDIKDMTFDQIERVINVDFWGVVNGTKAFLPHLIASGDGRLVNVSSLFGILSVPGQGAYNAAKFAVRGFTEALRQEMLVQGHPVKVTCVHPGGIKTAIARNAGAVDGLDAAVLGKIFDKKLAITSPEAAAKIILRASERGRARVLVGPDAKVLDLLVRTVGSGYQRFGARYARKTMPQRKVPTQKLPTQQLGTQNASAPKVATSVADGE
- a CDS encoding Acetyl esterase/lipase — translated: MKPRYLPRGAVVASLKPMYWFTLHHRLPTTASRRILDFTGASQPLPSGSVVERLTLGGRPAERITVGATERPRAVLYLHGGGYTVGSLTTHRSLAAFLARESGAVVFALDYRLAPEHPYPAAVDDAVAAFMDIVRAHGFAPDQIAISGDSAGGGLAVATTRRLIDDHGVTPGALALLSPWTDPSDEHVTKSRDLVVNQAWGRKNAAAYRGQADPKTPGYAPMYASMSGLPPMLVHVGTSELLLPQIRRFVETARAGGVDVEYREFPELWHSGHTQAGMVREAADAVHAVGVFIRAHLDSAYAASAARAGQSGAPTDGEAIPAPRRRRRATSASAPNPTA
- a CDS encoding MaoC like domain-containing protein, with translation MTATVKNSAALPPKIRALSESPKMGPLFLRAALGSRGPHGKTAPSTVFTLDKQSIDPAHLAAYQSVCGFGGRDELPVTYLHVLAFPLQMSLMVEPEFPFPAPGTVHVNNTISQLRPVTLDEVVNLRVHAENLRPHDSGRQIDLVSEAFVGDELVWTDRSTYLRRGKPAGETGEKSTSKPKVRAAEDLPSGVAALIKVPGDTGRRYAGVSGDSNPIHLHNLTAKAFGFKGAIAHGMWLKARTIASLEGRLADSFTVDVAFKTPVFLPARVALRSEQLGSSWSLDVRNAKTGKPHLTGTVY